The Trichosurus vulpecula isolate mTriVul1 chromosome 4, mTriVul1.pri, whole genome shotgun sequence genome contains a region encoding:
- the RSAD1 gene encoding radical S-adenosyl methionine domain-containing protein 1, mitochondrial, translating into MRKCLVKETTTLLKLSGVQRIDSVFFGGGTPSLASPHTVASVLETIAQTTHLPAKAEITLEANPTSSKASRLAAFRGAGVNRLSIGIQSLDNIELQLLGRTHSVSEALGTLEEARHLYPGRTSVDLMFGLPAQQVEPWLRQLQELLSLCDDHVSLYQLTLERGTLLFAHVQQGTLPSPDPEVAAEMYQDGREVLREAGFRQYEVSNFARNEALSTHNWTYWQGGQYIGVGPGAHGRFVPQGDGGTLREARIQTLEPDNWMKEVSMFGHGTRKRVSLRELELLEEVLALGLRTDIGITHQHWLHFAPHLSLWDVFGESEEVKELQSQGLLLLDHGGLRCSWDGLAVLDTILLRLLLQLQNAWKNRPPPTLKVTESGAASQRGVHASSRAWAR; encoded by the exons ATGCGGAAATGCCTTGTGAAGGAGACAACTACACTGCTGAAACTCAGTGGAGTGCAGAG GATCGACTCTGTGTTCTTTGGTGGGGGCACACCGAGCCTGGCCAGCCCTCATACAGTGGCCTCAGTCCTGGAGACCATCGCCCAGACCACCCACTTGCCTGCTAAAGCTGAAATTACCCTAGAAGCCAACCCTACCTCATCAAAGGCATCAAGGCTGGCTGCCTTCCGAGGGGCAGGTGTCAACAGACTATCCATTGGCATCCAG tCCTTAGATAATATAGAACTCCAGCTGCTAGGCAGGACCCACTCTGTGTCAGAAGCCTTGGGGACCTTGGAGGAGGCACGGCATCTGTATCCAGGGCGCACATCTGTTGATCTCATGTTTGGCCTCCCAGCACAGCAAGTGGAACCATGGCTCAGGCAGCTGCAGGAGCTACTTTCCCTCTGTGATGACCACGTCTCTCTCTATCAGCTGACCCTGGAGAGGGGCACCCTGCTCTTTGCCCATGTCCAGCAAGGGACCCTGCCCTCCCCAGACCCAGAAGTTGCAGCTGAGATGTACCAGGATGGGCGGGAGGTCCTGAGGGAGGCCGGGTTCCGTCAGTATGAAGTGTCCAACTTTGCCAGAAAT GAAGCTCTCAGCACCCATAACTGGACCTATTGGCAAGGTGGTCAGTACATAGGTGTTGGGCCCG GGGCCCATGGGCGATTTGTGCCCCAGGGGGATGGAGGGACCCTCCGAGAAGCTCGAATCCAGACGTTGGAACCTGATAATTGGATGAAGGAAGTTTCAATGTTTGGACATGGCACCCGGAAGCGAGTCTCCCTGCGTGAGCTGGAGCT ATTGGAGGAGGTTTTGGCTCTGGGGTTACGTACAGACATAGGAATCACTCACCAG CACTGGCTGCACTTTGCACCCCACTTGTCCCTGTGGGACGTGTTTGGGGAATCTGAGGAAGTGAAGGAGCTTCAGTCGCAAGGCCTGTTGCTGCTGGACCACGG CGGGCTTCGGTGTTCCTGGGACGGGCTGGCTGTGCTGGATACTATACTGCTGAGACTCCTCCTCCAGCTCCAGAATGCCTGGAAAAACAGGCCTCCTCCCACCCTCAAGGTCACTGAGTCAGGAGCTGCCTCCCAAAGAGGGGTTCATGCTTCAAGTAGAGCTTGGgccaggtga